The following proteins are encoded in a genomic region of Micrococcaceae bacterium Sec5.8:
- the pknB gene encoding Stk1 family PASTA domain-containing Ser/Thr kinase, translating to MSISPQPPSHREDRGPANTQRVLSGRYELGELIGRGGMADVFRGVDTRLGRTVAVKLLRPDLARDPQFQARFKREAQAVAALNHSSIVAIFDTGDHAVPGDHEDTVRVPYIVMEFVSGRTIRDLIKAHEVSIDQAIGFTLGVLSALDYSHKAGIVHRDIKPANVMFCPDSNSVKVMDFGIARAMADSAATMTQTQAVVGTAQYLSPEQARGETVDARSDLYSAGCLLYEMLAGRPPFIGDSPVSVAYQHVREIPELASSLNPDVSEALDSVLMKALQKNRADRFQDAAAFRRALRAARSGVGVVPPSASEAPTNPNDTVPAPDNAATTAIPVTGAKFLDETPTGRLWPVPDASADISHAPREHSVQYDAADAGSLRLVLPPEREVTQHQTSRRRTWIAALMIVTILVLAGGGLWLYNMMNQAPPPVAKVLVPSVTSLTETEALQRLYNAGLKPQLNRMQHESIAKGLAVGTVPATGTTLDPNSDITLNISEGPSVITIPADLPGRTEAAARDVLRQNGLAGAPGTTMANSPTVPAGVVITTNPAPGQSVAAGSSVEIIVSTGKVVVPQLIGLPRAEAEAALKAVGLGMNATEVENSQVEPGKVTGQADVAEALVEQGKTVSVTVAKAPPPPPPPSPEPTPTPTPTPTPTPSPTKTGKSEGT from the coding sequence ATGTCCATTTCACCCCAACCCCCATCGCACCGGGAGGACCGCGGCCCCGCGAACACGCAGCGCGTCCTCAGCGGTCGCTATGAGCTGGGTGAACTCATCGGCCGCGGAGGCATGGCCGACGTCTTCCGTGGTGTGGACACCAGGCTGGGCCGCACCGTGGCCGTCAAACTGCTCCGCCCGGACCTGGCCCGGGATCCGCAGTTCCAGGCGAGATTCAAGCGCGAGGCACAGGCGGTGGCCGCACTCAACCACTCGTCCATCGTTGCCATCTTCGACACCGGCGACCACGCTGTCCCGGGCGATCACGAGGACACTGTCCGGGTCCCGTACATCGTCATGGAGTTCGTTTCCGGAAGGACCATCCGTGACTTGATCAAAGCCCATGAAGTCAGCATTGACCAAGCCATCGGCTTCACGCTGGGAGTGCTCTCGGCCCTCGATTACAGCCACAAGGCCGGGATCGTCCACCGCGACATTAAGCCCGCCAATGTGATGTTCTGCCCGGACTCCAACAGCGTCAAGGTAATGGACTTCGGGATCGCCCGTGCCATGGCGGACTCGGCGGCCACCATGACCCAAACCCAGGCCGTGGTGGGCACTGCTCAGTACCTTTCCCCTGAACAGGCCCGCGGGGAGACCGTTGATGCCCGCAGCGACCTGTACTCGGCCGGGTGCCTGTTGTACGAAATGCTGGCCGGCCGGCCCCCTTTCATTGGCGACAGTCCCGTCTCCGTCGCCTACCAGCACGTTCGCGAAATTCCCGAGCTTGCCAGCAGCCTGAATCCCGACGTCTCCGAGGCCCTGGACAGCGTACTGATGAAGGCGCTGCAAAAGAACCGTGCGGACCGGTTCCAGGATGCCGCGGCGTTCCGCCGCGCCCTGCGGGCCGCGCGGAGCGGAGTCGGAGTCGTTCCGCCCTCTGCTAGCGAAGCGCCCACCAACCCGAACGATACGGTTCCGGCGCCGGACAACGCAGCAACAACGGCCATCCCGGTGACCGGCGCAAAGTTCCTCGATGAGACCCCCACGGGCAGGCTCTGGCCCGTGCCGGACGCATCAGCCGATATTTCCCACGCTCCGCGGGAACACAGTGTCCAATATGACGCTGCGGACGCCGGCAGCCTGCGGCTGGTCCTTCCGCCCGAACGGGAAGTTACCCAGCACCAGACATCCCGACGCCGGACGTGGATCGCCGCCCTCATGATCGTCACTATCCTTGTACTGGCAGGAGGCGGTCTCTGGCTTTATAACATGATGAACCAGGCACCGCCCCCAGTGGCCAAGGTCCTGGTGCCTTCAGTGACGTCATTGACGGAGACCGAGGCGCTCCAGAGGCTCTACAACGCCGGGTTGAAACCCCAGCTGAACCGGATGCAGCACGAGAGCATCGCCAAAGGACTCGCCGTCGGGACTGTCCCGGCCACAGGTACTACCCTGGATCCGAATTCGGACATTACCTTGAACATCTCCGAGGGCCCCAGTGTCATCACCATTCCTGCCGACCTCCCCGGGCGCACGGAAGCGGCTGCCCGCGATGTCCTCCGCCAGAACGGGCTCGCCGGGGCGCCCGGCACCACCATGGCCAACAGTCCCACCGTGCCCGCCGGCGTCGTGATCACCACCAATCCGGCCCCCGGCCAGAGCGTGGCAGCCGGAAGCTCGGTGGAAATCATCGTCTCCACCGGCAAGGTGGTGGTTCCCCAACTCATCGGACTTCCCCGGGCCGAGGCGGAAGCAGCTCTGAAGGCTGTTGGTCTGGGCATGAATGCCACGGAGGTGGAAAACTCCCAGGTGGAGCCGGGAAAGGTCACCGGCCAGGCTGATGTGGCGGAAGCCCTCGTGGAACAGGGCAAGACCGTCAGCGTCACCGTAGCCAAGGCTCCGCCGCCGCCTCCGCCGCCTAGTCCCGAGCCGACACCCACCCCCACGCCAACGCCCACCCCGACACCCTCGCCGACCAAGACTGGCAAGTCAGAGGGAACCTAG
- a CDS encoding protein kinase, whose translation MRPSSGITLGGRFQLTTRIAIGGMGEVWKAKDLILGRIVAIKVLKEEYTGDPGFLQRFRAEARHTALLNHVGIANVFDYGEEEGSAYLVMELVPGQPLSSIIEHEQVLSPDRTLSMIAQTARALSVAHAQGLVHRDIKPGNLLITPDGRVKVTDFGIARLADQVPLTQTGQVMGTAQYLAPEQATGQLATGSSDIYALGVIGYECLTGRRPFSGESQIAIALAQVNDAPPPLPESLPKPVRALLMSMLAKDPKNRPADALKLSEAAEAIRKGDIAAAHAAVPGMLLFEAATGPITAPVDVPTATTGVISAGERATSATSALPVVGAAGAGAAAGHAAGAAATSAYGASNNPARDNALAAERNWIPEDDDYDEPVDEAARRGRSPWTWPLVALILLVLFALVGVMLSQAGILFPQTPASSNAVTTSAATAATTSAQPTTTSASPTSSSASPTSSSATPTESTPAAINVIPESYLGRPYNEVRSELGKMNLKVTGAEVFDDSTPGTVIDINPSGQVQPFDTITVSYSKGPEPTKAPETAPVPTLQSGASEAAVQQAIQAAGLRWAKGADVAPTNKKEAAGTFVSAEPASGSNVIAGSVVTYHLAKAAPTTPTPTPSPTGT comes from the coding sequence GTGAGGCCTTCATCAGGAATCACCCTCGGCGGCAGATTCCAGCTGACGACACGTATTGCGATCGGCGGCATGGGAGAAGTCTGGAAAGCCAAAGATCTTATCCTTGGCCGCATTGTCGCCATCAAGGTGCTCAAGGAGGAGTACACGGGCGATCCCGGTTTCCTCCAGCGGTTCCGGGCCGAAGCCCGCCATACTGCGCTGCTGAACCACGTCGGGATCGCCAACGTCTTTGACTACGGCGAGGAAGAAGGCTCCGCCTATCTCGTCATGGAGCTGGTCCCGGGCCAGCCGCTGAGCAGCATTATCGAACACGAGCAGGTGCTCTCCCCGGACCGCACCTTGTCCATGATCGCCCAGACGGCGCGCGCCCTCTCAGTTGCCCACGCGCAGGGCCTGGTCCACCGCGATATCAAGCCGGGCAACCTGCTGATCACCCCGGATGGCCGCGTCAAGGTCACGGACTTCGGCATCGCCCGCCTCGCGGATCAGGTTCCGCTCACCCAGACCGGCCAGGTGATGGGAACCGCCCAGTACCTGGCCCCGGAACAGGCGACCGGCCAGCTTGCCACCGGTTCCTCGGATATCTATGCCCTGGGGGTGATCGGGTATGAGTGCCTCACAGGACGCCGTCCGTTCTCCGGCGAATCGCAGATCGCCATAGCCCTGGCCCAGGTCAACGACGCGCCGCCGCCGCTGCCGGAATCACTTCCCAAGCCGGTCCGTGCCCTGCTCATGTCCATGCTGGCCAAGGACCCCAAGAACCGCCCGGCAGATGCCCTTAAACTTTCCGAGGCAGCCGAAGCCATCCGCAAGGGTGACATCGCCGCTGCCCACGCCGCAGTTCCCGGCATGCTCCTCTTCGAGGCAGCGACCGGGCCCATCACGGCGCCCGTGGACGTTCCCACGGCAACGACCGGTGTCATCAGCGCGGGAGAGCGCGCGACGTCGGCCACATCAGCTTTGCCGGTGGTAGGCGCCGCCGGAGCGGGGGCCGCGGCGGGGCATGCTGCCGGGGCAGCCGCTACAAGCGCCTACGGCGCCAGCAACAATCCTGCACGCGACAATGCCCTCGCTGCGGAACGCAACTGGATTCCGGAAGACGACGACTACGACGAACCCGTCGACGAAGCGGCGCGCCGCGGCCGCAGCCCTTGGACCTGGCCGCTGGTTGCCCTGATCCTGCTGGTGTTGTTTGCCCTGGTGGGCGTGATGCTGAGCCAGGCCGGGATCCTGTTCCCACAGACCCCGGCCAGCAGCAACGCGGTCACCACCAGCGCGGCCACCGCGGCGACGACCAGCGCCCAGCCGACGACGACCAGCGCCTCGCCCACATCTTCGAGTGCCAGTCCCACCAGCAGCTCGGCAACACCCACGGAATCCACGCCGGCTGCCATCAATGTGATACCGGAAAGCTATCTCGGCCGCCCGTACAACGAGGTCCGCAGTGAACTTGGCAAGATGAACCTGAAAGTCACCGGCGCTGAAGTCTTTGACGACTCAACGCCGGGAACGGTGATCGACATCAACCCCTCAGGCCAGGTCCAGCCTTTCGACACCATCACCGTGAGCTACTCCAAGGGACCGGAGCCCACCAAGGCTCCTGAGACCGCGCCGGTGCCGACACTGCAGTCCGGCGCGAGCGAAGCTGCCGTCCAGCAGGCCATCCAGGCCGCAGGCCTGCGCTGGGCCAAGGGCGCCGACGTGGCACCCACGAACAAGAAGGAAGCGGCAGGCACCTTCGTCAGCGCCGAACCCGCTTCGGGCAGCAATGTCATCGCCGGTTCCGTCGTGACCTACCATCTGGCCAAGGCCGCTCCCACAACGCCGACCCCGACCCCGAGCCCCACCGGAACGTAG
- a CDS encoding penicillin-binding protein 2 produces the protein MNQAIRNSWIAAIAMFVLIFGALSYVQVVGADELEANAWNKRTLLQNYCNDRGAIIVGGTPVAESVAADESCKFQRTYTQPEPYAGITGYFSRSFGVTGLEKAMGKELAGSSDQQFLDRVGQLFLGNQPKGASVELTLDPKIQKLAYDLIPDGQRGSIVVTNPKTGAIIAMVSKPSYDPNLIATQDPAAEAANFAALNKVPGINLNQNVSGPTGALLAPGSVFKIVDTAAALGSGKYNKDSTLPNPAEMSFPGIAYRLPNYAGGNCYTRDTATFAFALQQSCNTPFASIALDLGQKAIADQAAKFGFGQDFGDQLKLDFAPSFFPDEELDDTSLAQSSIGQRDVRATPLQINTMTAAIANGGVQMQPNLIKAVRSPDLRPISEPKPQVLRTSTSSDIARQINEWMVSVVSDGIGRAAAVPGVKVAGKTGTAELGDGLNNSWFTGFAPANDPQVAVTIVMEGVDITTGAKLTSPNAKKIFEAVLNK, from the coding sequence GTGAACCAAGCCATTCGTAATTCCTGGATCGCCGCGATCGCGATGTTCGTGTTGATTTTTGGCGCCCTCAGCTATGTCCAGGTGGTCGGCGCAGACGAGCTGGAAGCCAACGCCTGGAACAAGCGCACCCTGCTGCAGAACTATTGCAACGACCGCGGCGCCATCATTGTTGGCGGAACGCCAGTAGCGGAATCCGTGGCTGCCGATGAAAGCTGCAAGTTCCAACGCACGTACACGCAGCCGGAGCCCTACGCGGGCATCACCGGCTACTTCTCCCGCAGCTTCGGCGTGACCGGGCTTGAAAAAGCCATGGGCAAAGAGCTCGCGGGCAGTTCGGATCAGCAGTTCCTGGACCGCGTGGGCCAACTCTTCCTGGGGAACCAGCCCAAGGGTGCTTCGGTAGAGCTCACGCTTGATCCCAAGATCCAAAAGCTCGCTTACGATCTCATCCCCGATGGCCAGCGCGGTTCAATCGTGGTGACCAATCCGAAGACCGGTGCAATTATCGCCATGGTCTCCAAGCCCTCCTACGACCCGAACCTCATCGCCACGCAGGATCCGGCAGCGGAGGCCGCTAACTTCGCTGCACTGAACAAGGTCCCGGGAATCAACTTGAACCAGAACGTCAGCGGGCCCACCGGAGCCTTGTTGGCTCCCGGCTCGGTCTTCAAGATTGTCGACACCGCCGCAGCCCTCGGCTCGGGTAAATACAACAAGGACAGCACCCTGCCCAATCCTGCGGAGATGTCCTTCCCCGGCATCGCGTACCGGCTGCCCAACTATGCCGGCGGCAACTGCTACACCCGCGACACCGCGACGTTCGCCTTCGCCCTCCAGCAATCGTGCAACACCCCCTTCGCCAGCATCGCGCTGGATCTCGGGCAAAAAGCCATCGCCGACCAAGCCGCGAAATTCGGTTTCGGGCAAGACTTTGGCGATCAGTTGAAGCTGGACTTTGCTCCGAGTTTCTTCCCCGACGAAGAGCTGGATGACACTTCCCTGGCGCAATCCTCAATCGGCCAGCGGGACGTCCGGGCCACGCCGCTGCAGATCAACACGATGACGGCGGCCATAGCCAATGGCGGCGTGCAGATGCAGCCGAACCTGATCAAGGCCGTGCGCTCCCCGGACCTGCGCCCCATCAGCGAGCCGAAACCGCAGGTGCTGCGGACCTCCACGTCATCGGACATCGCCCGGCAAATTAACGAGTGGATGGTCAGTGTGGTCAGCGACGGCATTGGACGCGCCGCGGCGGTGCCCGGCGTCAAGGTGGCCGGCAAAACCGGCACCGCGGAACTCGGCGACGGCCTGAACAACTCATGGTTTACCGGGTTCGCCCCGGCGAACGACCCGCAGGTGGCTGTAACCATCGTCATGGAAGGCGTAGACATCACTACCGGCGCAAAGCTAACCAGTCCGAACGCGAAGAAGATCTTTGAGGCGGTGTTGAATAAGTGA
- a CDS encoding FtsW/RodA/SpoVE family cell cycle protein: MTPIDPTPRPRRNTELVLLVLALAVGVGANALVGVDQQKAFDTDFWFQSSLLAAAALAFHIVLRIRAKYADPVMLPLVVALNGLGLAMIHRLDRIGEDTGNNQLRWTVVAMAVSIAVIWFLKDHRVLRRFTYISLAVSAVLLILPLVPGISAGEILGARVWIRFGSMTFQPGEIAKITLAIFFAGYLSSNRDLILLAGRKVGPLQFPRFKDMGPMLAAWLVSIGVLIFQRDLGSSILFFGLFLVMIYVATSRISWVIIGVGLMAAGGFVASRVFSHVALRIDGWVNAFTDEVYGREFGGSLQIVEGLFGMANGGLVGTGFGQGRPNLVPFANSDMIIASFGEELGLIGLFAIVLMYLLLFTRGFRAALGTRDAFGKLLATGLSFAIALQCFVVIGGVTRLIPLTGLTTPFLAAGGSSLLANWIIVGLLLMISHAARGPVDTTPLAPGEQPDPQKVIPEMPSKPATVPGKGRNSPEAPTEAVKL; encoded by the coding sequence ATGACGCCCATCGATCCTACGCCCAGGCCGCGACGGAACACCGAACTCGTCCTCCTCGTCCTTGCCCTCGCCGTAGGCGTCGGCGCCAATGCGCTGGTGGGGGTCGACCAGCAGAAGGCCTTCGACACGGACTTCTGGTTCCAGTCGAGCCTTCTAGCCGCGGCCGCCCTCGCCTTCCACATTGTTCTGCGCATCCGGGCAAAATATGCCGATCCGGTTATGCTTCCGCTGGTCGTGGCGCTCAACGGTCTGGGGCTGGCCATGATCCACCGGCTGGACCGGATCGGGGAGGACACAGGCAATAATCAGCTGCGCTGGACTGTCGTGGCCATGGCAGTTTCCATCGCCGTTATCTGGTTCCTCAAGGATCACCGTGTTCTGCGCCGATTCACGTACATTTCGCTGGCCGTCAGTGCCGTCCTCCTCATCCTTCCGCTGGTTCCCGGCATCAGCGCAGGCGAAATCCTGGGCGCCCGGGTTTGGATCAGGTTTGGTTCCATGACCTTCCAGCCGGGTGAAATCGCCAAGATCACCCTTGCCATATTCTTTGCGGGGTATCTTTCCTCCAACCGGGACCTCATCCTGCTGGCGGGCCGCAAAGTCGGTCCCCTGCAATTCCCGCGGTTCAAGGACATGGGACCCATGCTGGCGGCCTGGCTGGTGAGCATCGGGGTGCTGATCTTCCAGCGGGACCTTGGCTCCTCAATCCTGTTCTTTGGTCTCTTCCTGGTCATGATCTACGTGGCCACCAGCCGGATCAGCTGGGTAATTATCGGCGTCGGGCTCATGGCGGCGGGCGGATTTGTGGCCTCCCGGGTCTTTTCCCACGTCGCCCTGCGGATTGACGGCTGGGTCAACGCCTTCACCGACGAAGTCTACGGGCGCGAGTTCGGCGGGAGCCTGCAGATCGTCGAGGGGCTGTTCGGCATGGCCAACGGTGGCCTGGTGGGGACCGGCTTCGGCCAGGGGCGGCCGAATCTGGTTCCGTTCGCTAACAGTGACATGATCATCGCTTCATTCGGCGAAGAGCTGGGTCTGATTGGCCTGTTCGCGATTGTCCTGATGTATCTGCTGCTCTTCACCCGCGGATTCCGTGCGGCGCTGGGTACCCGGGACGCGTTCGGCAAGCTGCTGGCCACCGGGCTCTCCTTTGCCATTGCACTGCAGTGCTTCGTGGTGATCGGTGGTGTCACCCGACTCATCCCGCTCACAGGCCTCACCACACCGTTCCTGGCGGCCGGCGGCTCTTCCCTCCTCGCCAACTGGATCATCGTGGGGCTGCTGCTTATGATCTCGCACGCGGCGCGCGGCCCGGTCGACACGACACCGCTGGCCCCTGGCGAGCAACCCGACCCACAGAAAGTCATTCCCGAGATGCCTTCGAAGCCGGCCACCGTTCCCGGCAAGGGACGGAACAGTCCGGAAGCTCCCACCGAGGCGGTCAAGCTGTGA
- a CDS encoding PP2C family serine/threonine-protein phosphatase codes for MPAPDLPADKAERTPPASKRPLIMRYAARSDVGRVRAKNDDSAYVGRHLAVVADGMGGHAGGDVASAATVLDMLHLDSDGYDGDAGTILADEIQTANSLLSELVHMNPKLAGMGTTVTALLLAEGKLHFAHIGDSRAYRLRNGEYEQISVDHTFVQRLIDEGRLRPEEAETHPHKNVLMRVLGDVDASPELDLATLEVEPGERWLLCSDGLNYVAGHVVERTVRETRDLRECAELLVDLTLEAGAPDNVTVVILEITEQTTDDVRTAAVDVVPSTTQSIPGTTPGSATETRRTGSTFGAAKTVQESGGPADPEKSVGPAEDHRTDNAGRKAEPGTATDPHLGEHLSAEVLREELAGRPHELVGAAAIAAASGSIPTVAGRTMARRAATVLTHKSEQTKDEVDDDAPAVRPRRWLTISIAAAIVAVLTVGLWLGYAWTQTRYYIGEHDQHVAIFNGVSQRLGPIQLSTLETVTEIRMSDLPEFSQQRVRQTVPARDLYDAQRIVKNLERTGTTAPADECITASPTPTSPAPTATPGETASPGTSGTATPSPAATVPLCEGVK; via the coding sequence ATGCCTGCTCCGGATCTCCCCGCAGACAAGGCCGAACGCACACCCCCAGCCTCCAAGCGGCCGCTCATCATGCGCTACGCCGCGCGGTCGGACGTTGGCCGAGTGCGGGCGAAAAACGACGACTCCGCCTACGTGGGCCGGCACCTCGCGGTCGTCGCAGACGGTATGGGCGGGCACGCCGGCGGCGACGTTGCCTCCGCCGCCACGGTGCTGGACATGCTGCATTTGGACAGCGATGGCTACGACGGCGACGCCGGCACCATCCTTGCCGATGAGATCCAGACCGCCAATTCGCTGCTCTCCGAACTCGTCCATATGAATCCCAAACTGGCGGGCATGGGCACCACCGTGACCGCCCTTCTGCTGGCAGAAGGCAAGCTCCACTTCGCCCACATCGGCGACTCCCGCGCGTACCGGCTTCGCAACGGGGAATACGAGCAGATCAGCGTGGACCACACCTTCGTCCAGCGCCTCATCGACGAAGGCCGGCTCCGGCCCGAGGAAGCCGAAACCCACCCCCACAAGAACGTCCTCATGCGCGTCCTCGGCGACGTCGATGCCAGTCCCGAACTGGACCTGGCGACCCTGGAGGTCGAACCGGGTGAGCGCTGGCTTCTCTGTTCCGATGGCCTGAACTACGTGGCCGGCCACGTCGTGGAACGGACTGTCCGGGAGACCAGGGACCTGCGTGAGTGCGCCGAGCTGCTGGTGGACCTCACCCTGGAGGCAGGCGCACCGGACAACGTCACCGTGGTGATACTGGAGATCACCGAGCAAACAACCGACGACGTCCGGACGGCCGCCGTCGACGTCGTCCCTTCCACGACCCAGTCCATCCCGGGCACCACCCCAGGTTCCGCCACCGAGACCCGCCGGACCGGAAGCACGTTCGGTGCGGCGAAAACAGTGCAGGAGTCGGGTGGGCCCGCTGATCCGGAAAAATCCGTAGGCCCCGCCGAAGACCATAGGACCGACAACGCGGGGCGAAAGGCCGAGCCCGGGACCGCCACCGATCCGCACCTTGGCGAACATCTCTCCGCCGAGGTCCTGCGCGAGGAACTGGCCGGCCGTCCCCACGAACTCGTCGGCGCCGCCGCCATAGCCGCCGCCTCAGGCTCCATCCCCACTGTGGCCGGCCGCACCATGGCCCGCCGCGCTGCGACCGTCCTGACCCACAAGTCGGAACAGACGAAGGACGAGGTTGATGACGATGCGCCCGCCGTCCGGCCCCGACGCTGGCTGACGATCTCCATCGCCGCCGCCATCGTTGCCGTCCTCACGGTGGGTCTGTGGCTGGGCTACGCCTGGACCCAGACCCGGTACTACATCGGAGAACATGATCAGCACGTGGCCATCTTTAACGGGGTTTCCCAGCGTCTTGGCCCCATCCAGCTCTCCACCCTCGAAACGGTGACCGAAATCCGGATGTCAGATCTTCCTGAATTTTCCCAGCAGCGTGTACGCCAGACCGTGCCGGCACGGGACCTTTACGATGCCCAGCGGATCGTCAAAAACCTCGAGCGCACAGGCACCACCGCCCCCGCCGACGAATGCATCACCGCGTCCCCGACGCCCACCAGCCCGGCCCCGACGGCGACTCCGGGTGAGACTGCCAGCCCCGGCACGTCCGGGACTGCCACGCCGTCCCCGGCCGCAACAGTTCCGCTCTGCGAGGGAGTCAAATGA
- a CDS encoding FHA domain-containing protein → MSELTITALRFGFLLLLWVLIFSIVAAMRRDLMIGSKAAAGAPTARQVRKNPALAEPALAAKQQPRQLVVTEGPLKGTTIPLAASPILLGRAQEATLVLEDDYASGRHARLFPQGSRWFIEDLGSTNGTYLADQQLTRALPVELGVPVRIGKTVIELRP, encoded by the coding sequence GTGAGTGAACTGACCATCACCGCCCTCCGCTTCGGATTTCTCCTGCTCCTGTGGGTGCTGATCTTCAGCATTGTCGCCGCGATGCGCCGCGACCTCATGATCGGCAGCAAAGCGGCCGCGGGGGCGCCGACGGCACGGCAGGTGCGCAAGAACCCGGCCCTCGCCGAGCCGGCTCTGGCCGCCAAACAGCAGCCCCGCCAACTCGTCGTCACCGAAGGTCCCCTTAAGGGCACCACAATCCCGCTCGCAGCGAGCCCCATCCTGCTCGGCCGCGCACAGGAAGCCACCCTCGTCCTGGAGGACGACTACGCTTCGGGCCGCCACGCCCGGTTGTTCCCGCAGGGCAGCCGCTGGTTCATCGAGGACCTGGGCTCTACCAACGGCACCTATCTGGCCGATCAGCAGCTCACCAGGGCACTGCCCGTTGAGCTGGGTGTTCCCGTGAGAATCGGCAAGACGGTCATTGAATTGAGGCCGTAG
- a CDS encoding DUF3662 and FHA domain-containing protein, which translates to MGLLDKVERGIEKAVRGVFSTGSRAQVEPVEIASHLRREVDNKAITIAAGRTLAPNVFDVLLSDSDFQRAQEWGTPLAEELCDVVINHVRSQGYTLQGPVRISFRRDEERRTGDFEIKSRTEKSSTPAGAAPASHPGMPAAPTRQPARMQPVLDIDGQRYSLNASSIVLGRSSEADILIDDTGVSRRHLEIRTGPGTAQAVDLGSTNGSYVNGHKIVGSSELTDGTTITMGRTKIIFRLLPANPGGRR; encoded by the coding sequence ATGGGATTGCTGGACAAAGTCGAGCGCGGCATCGAAAAGGCCGTCCGCGGAGTCTTCTCCACCGGTTCGCGCGCACAGGTCGAGCCTGTCGAGATCGCCAGCCACCTTCGCCGCGAGGTGGACAACAAGGCCATCACGATCGCAGCCGGGCGGACCCTGGCCCCCAACGTCTTCGACGTACTCCTGAGCGACTCCGACTTCCAGCGCGCCCAGGAATGGGGCACGCCACTTGCTGAAGAGCTGTGCGACGTCGTCATCAACCACGTGCGCAGCCAGGGTTACACGCTCCAGGGTCCCGTCCGCATCAGCTTCCGCCGGGACGAGGAACGCCGTACCGGGGATTTCGAGATCAAGTCCCGAACCGAGAAGTCCTCTACCCCCGCCGGCGCAGCGCCGGCCTCCCACCCTGGCATGCCGGCGGCGCCGACACGCCAGCCGGCGCGCATGCAACCCGTCCTGGACATCGACGGGCAACGGTATTCCCTCAACGCTTCCTCGATTGTGCTGGGACGCTCCTCCGAAGCAGACATCCTTATTGACGACACCGGCGTCTCCCGCCGCCATCTGGAAATCAGAACGGGCCCGGGCACCGCCCAGGCGGTCGATCTGGGCTCCACGAACGGCAGTTACGTCAACGGCCACAAGATCGTGGGGTCCTCGGAGCTTACCGACGGCACCACGATCACTATGGGACGGACCAAAATCATCTTCCGCCTTTTGCCCGCCAACCCAGGCGGCCGCCGGTGA
- a CDS encoding TetR/AcrR family transcriptional regulator: MPASTTAPADPHRQDAIPRRRAGRPAAAVLDQDGITAAALQLIRRSGYDGFTMAALARTLNVAPSALYNHVSSKRDVLVLVQDHLTSLVDVSAFEAEPWERAVRGWAWSYRDVFSKHTPLIPVIAVLPVTDAPKTLAMYEAVSAGFSRAGFPQERIISSIVALESFIFGSAYDVTAPADIFDSGRMAASTPHFTAAVARLAAQGYPNQADVAFELGLDALVAGFGASRQQRASP, encoded by the coding sequence ATGCCGGCATCCACCACCGCCCCCGCGGATCCGCACCGTCAGGACGCCATACCGCGCCGCCGGGCGGGCCGGCCTGCCGCCGCCGTCCTTGATCAGGACGGCATCACCGCCGCGGCGCTGCAACTCATCAGAAGAAGCGGCTACGACGGGTTCACCATGGCCGCACTGGCGCGCACCCTCAACGTGGCGCCGTCAGCTCTGTATAACCACGTCTCGTCCAAGCGGGACGTCCTGGTTTTGGTCCAGGACCACCTGACCTCACTCGTTGACGTGTCAGCCTTCGAGGCCGAACCGTGGGAGCGGGCCGTGCGCGGCTGGGCTTGGAGCTACCGCGACGTGTTCTCCAAGCACACGCCTCTAATCCCCGTCATCGCCGTACTCCCGGTGACGGACGCACCCAAAACGCTCGCCATGTACGAGGCCGTCAGTGCCGGGTTCAGCCGGGCCGGCTTCCCGCAGGAGCGGATTATCTCCTCGATCGTGGCCCTGGAATCCTTCATCTTCGGGTCGGCCTATGACGTCACCGCTCCGGCGGACATCTTCGACTCCGGACGCATGGCGGCATCGACGCCGCACTTCACGGCGGCCGTGGCGCGCCTGGCCGCCCAGGGTTACCCGAACCAGGCCGACGTCGCGTTTGAGCTGGGACTCGATGCTCTGGTTGCCGGTTTCGGCGCGTCGCGGCAGCAACGGGCGTCTCCCTGA